From Strongyloides ratti genome assembly S_ratti_ED321, scaffold srae_chrx_scaffold0000002:
ttttgcgtttaatttttttatcattatgtctataaaataaattttaattataaatataatttatattaataatcttACCAATCGGAATTATGCTAAAGTAGATTATAAAGtgaaataaaagttattgtactatatatcaatttaaaggttttgaaatattttaaagaattgaTACTGgattatatttgttttgcCAGACAACAACAATGAAAGTGATAATATACATTCCTGCTGCAATCCAACATTGAGTGGCTTTCTCAGAATATTTTACTTCAATGtcactaaaaaaaaagttaaatattaagttgataaaaaagtataatcaTACGTATCAGATGGCCCTTCACTAACACCTCCTTCTTCACCAAAATGAAGATCTGGGAATAATGTAACTGCTtgagtataaaaaaatacccCTAGAATTCCAAGGAAAATAACACCCCAAGCTGAGATAAGCATAAGGAATGTAGATAATTTTGGACCACACAATGGACATATTTTAGCCATGATAATAAacctataaaaaattataaaacaataaaataatgataaaaatttgttaattgATTGTTTGTCGGTATAGGACAACATGtccaataaatatttgtaaaaggaaagatattgataaataaatattgactacataaaaatgattgataaaattaataaaaaaatatatataagattattatataacaatttgTAATAACTCTTTTAGTAAAAGTATAACAAggtatcaaaattaaaaacttcATCTTTCTTGATTTTCGATCTTTGTATGGTTGTTTACACACTCTTTAGCCTTTTGATACATATTATACCAATATacataatgttaaaatacaataacttttattttccTTATTTAgtaagtaaatttttaaattttaccttataaatttattaaaatatttaagttaACAATAtctcttttatttatatatattattatacaaataagatatatttttatctaaataattttatttgtcaTAATGATCTTCGATCTTTGCATAAAGagaacaaatttttaatatcagtCTTTATACTTTGcagtaaatttatatacaaacGTAGTTTTGgtcaaataatttaatttttttttttatttaaacaatttttatcattatatagtataatattaatttttttttatctttttagtTATGGCAGTGTGGATACCTCTAGTTGCTGTTAGTGCTTTTTGGCTTGTTATTGGAATTGCTGGACCAATTTTTGTTCCATCTGGACCAAACAaaggtatattttttttaaaaaaaaaaactttattattttataaataatttttattataggaATTATTCAAACAATGATCATTCTTACTGCTGTCTGTTGCTGGTTGTTTTGGATTATTGTTTTCCTTCATCAATTAAATCCTCTTATTGGTCCACAAATTCCTGTTCGAACAATAAAATGGATTAGTAAACAATGGGGAAATGCACCAATACTagttcaaaaataaaatatgaaagaAATACAAAAACTACAGATAAAATATTGTCGCTTATAATtgattgtaatatttttacacaTTTCACTtcttctttatatatatattctcgATAATATATCTCTAATGTTTTAGCTTATTTTAAAGTAGTGATAGATATATGTTAAATTgcaaattattaatattacataTGAACAAAAAGTTATTTCTTTCAAATGATAcataaattgtaatttttttttcactattattaattgaatttttatttcatttaagtattaatttactgtttataaatataaaagtgaaattaattttttataaaaaaaaagataattttatacaacAATTTATGCTATCAATATAGTTTGCTTTTTAtcgataatattttttttttgaaatttagtatcattattttaaaataaaatatatattattcttttaaatttttattaaaaaatattgttaacaaaagtaaacttttttgtaagtataaataaaatatattatgtattattaaaaatattttttaataagtataAATAAGTACATTATCATCCCATAACGAGTCACAATAAATTTGGTAGAGTCTTTCTTTTATATGTATTgtgtatataatataaacatgTGATGATTTAAAGATatgtatcaaaaaatatattattttatataaaaagttaaacatttctttattttataaacaacaaaaattttattttgtttactaatatttatttagtaaaaaaaattttcttttatatatattacaaatttatttaacgtgattatctttaaattaatttttttttttaaattttatatctattttagATAGTATGGAAGACGATGATTCACTTTCAAGTTGTGGTATACCATACCATTATCAATTTCGAATTATCTTAATTGGTGACTCAACTGTTGGTAAATCATCTCTACTTAGATATTTTTCTGATGGAAGATTTGCTGAAATTAGCGATCCTACAGTTGGTGTTGATTTTTATACACGAGTTGTTAcattaaataatcattttaaagttaaattacAATTATGGGATACAGCAGGAcaagaaaaatttaagttagtaaacatgtttaatttttttttatattattttttttatagatc
This genomic window contains:
- a CDS encoding Ras-related protein Rab-14 — translated: MAVWIPLVAVSAFWLVIGIAGPIFVPSGPNKGIIQTMIILTAVCCWLFWIIVFLHQLNPLIGPQIPVRTIKWINSMEDDDSLSSCGIPYHYQFRIILIGDSTVGKSSLLRYFSDGRFAEISDPTVGVDFYTRVVTLNNHFKVKLQLWDTAGQEKFKSITRSYYRNSVGIIIAYDIQQRESFENVEKWLVEAQDNVGGPFPDNCVFQLVGHKADLQSERKVMFEEGSCFAKYHNMKFIETSALTGQNVEECFLMISREIYKRFEKGELQLTDGWDGIKCAQHFGYDAISLCEDDEEYTNNSCAC